Proteins encoded by one window of Megachile rotundata isolate GNS110a chromosome 10, iyMegRotu1, whole genome shotgun sequence:
- the Alg12 gene encoding alg12 alpha-1,6-mannosyltransferase isoform X4 codes for MDHLIILVAMVHLLYCPFTKVEESFNLQAMHDILYHGFNLSEYDHHEFPGVVPRSFVGPIIISGLASPLIATINYLQLNKFFAQYVVRATLGLVVIGMLKLYRDALQSVFGLQFTKWFVAITVTQYHFMYYLSRPLPNIMAMPLVLLALYGWLRQSHIIFIWSSAAAIIIFRAELAMLLGLFLLYDITNMKLTISRLEKDSINPVHVHIDVLTAQTGVSRFTQTNSSWIYSKQEHLTTDSPEMLQFTHLLMEAKSKYSPNIKPYLKTHDILDSVDGFSHIALNYNMLPPIRIKTRPIIFIMKRKPNIKYDPKKAKAQVDLKWQASSNFQESTESTYVINDTVKDMEPILDEIMESLEQFEKPLNVIDSNVVDTEKPEVIKSDSIETDVKEDTEVFNVEQISTNLSESTSLETSIETETQNISEIEDDITNNNNKLQHDTENISNVNEIKLDVQEGEENEKIEVRKEQLKLSSTPEGSTIKKVVKKIIQEKLEAAKLKKDMIDERAEIQPTISAKLKRAVPIKKELPQKIMIISKPELSEKSAIIQELKEKSAVIQELKEKPIIIQDVRDKPIIIQNIKEKIIINQQTANERKSINVKESIRNIINQFKEFEKDFVHEDVETTKKESDVEDNEQSLEVNEKLTGDSLNVDITAETKEPKIIKDAKESLKDIINQFKQIKSELTSEEDDQFDKIEATYMERPIAETLMQFSEALKNLIQRRKKSTIHVRSNIDSNSDISKLQSQPKISAGNAQFLKMQNYNKDEKLGRIVQNINAKDSSNSNKAFQEKYLSTSAPTKNVLLNAQNSIDTVSNNVLKHASNVQDETTQKNVGNSSND; via the exons ATGGATCATTTAATTATCTTGGTGGCTATGGTACATTTATTGTACTGTCCATTCACAAAAGTGGAAGAAAGTTTCAATCTGCAAGCAATGCACGATATCTTGTACCATGGTTTTAACCTGTCCGAG tatgatcacCATGAATTTCCTGGAGTTGTGCCACGATCATTCGTGGGACCAATTATAATATCAGGCTTGGCATCACCGCTAATAGCAACCATTAATTATTTGCAACTTAACAAATTCTTTGCTCAGTATGTTG TAAGAGCAACACTGGGTTTAGTAGTAATAGgtatgttaaaattatatagAGATGCTTTACAAAGTGTCTTCGGATTACAGTTTACAAAATGGTTTGTTGCAATAACTGTGACACAGTATCATTTTATGTATTACTTAAGTCGTCCTTTGCCAAATATAATGGCTATGCCATTAG taTTACTTGCTTTATATGGGTGGTTGAGACAAAGTCACATCATATTTATTTGGTCATCTGCAGcagcaataataatattcaGAGCAGAACTTGCTATGCTACTGGGCTTATTCCTTTTGTACGATATAACCAACATGAAACTGACTATATCAAG ACTTGAAAAAGACTCTATTAATCCAGTACACGTGCACATTGATGTCCTAACAGCACAAACAGGAGTTTCCAGATTCACACAAACAAATAGTTCTTGGAT TTATTCAAAACAAGAACATTTAACCACTGACAGTCCTGAAATGCTTCAATTCACACATCTTTTAATGGAAGCCAAAAGTAAATACTCGCCAAATATAAAACCGTATCTTAAAACTCATGATATTTTAGATTCTGTAGATGGATTTTCTCACATAGCATTAAACTATAACATGTTACCACCTATACGAATAAAAACTAGaccaataatatttattatgaaaagAAAGCCTAATATAAAGTATGACCCTAAAAAAGCAAAAGCACAAGTTGATTTAAAATGGCAAGCTTCAAGTAATTTTCAGGAAAGCACAGAAAGTACCTATGTAATAAATGATACTGTTAAAGATATGGAGCCAATATTAGATGAGATTATGGAATCATTGGAACAATTTGAAAAACCATTGAACGTTATTGATTCAAACGTAGTAGATACAGAAAAGCCAGAAGTAATAAAATCTGATAGTATAGAAACTGATGTCAAAGAGGATACCGAAGTTTTTAATGTAGAACAAATATCTACTAACTTATCTGAAAGTACATCTTTAGAAACATCAATTGAAACAGAAACACAAAATATATCTGAGATAGAGGATGATATtactaacaataataataagttACAACATGATACGgaaaatatttctaatgttaatgaaataaaattagatGTGCAGGAAGGtgaagaaaatgagaaaatagaAGTTCGAAAGGAACAATTAAAACTCAGTAGCACTCCAGAAGGTAGCACTATAAAAAAGGTGGTGAAGAAAATTATTCAAGAAAAACTTGAAGCAGCTAAACTTAAAAAAGATATGATAGATGAGAGAGCTGAAATTCAACCAACAATTAGTGCCAAATTAAAAAGAGCGGTTCCAATAAAAAAGGAGTTACCACaaaaaattatgattatatcAAAACCAGAACTAAGTGAAAAATCTGCTATTATACAAGAACTAAAAGAAAAATCTGCAgtaattcaagaattaaaagaaaaacCTATAATAATTCAAGATGTAAGAGATAAGCCtataattattcagaatataaaagaaaaaatcatCATAAATCAACAAACAGCTAATGAACGTAAAAGTATCAATGTTAAGGAAAGcattagaaatataataaatcaatttaaagaatttgaaaaagacTTTGTACATGAAGATGTAGAAACAACTAAAAAAGAATCAGATGTTGAAGATAACGAGCAATCTCTGGAAGTAAATGAAAAACTGACAGGAGATTCATTAAACGTCGATATTACCGCGGAAACCAAAGAGCCAAAAATAATCAAAGATGCCAAAGAAAGTCTGAAAGATATAATAAATcagtttaaacaaataaaaagtgaatTAACTTCTGAAGAAGATGACCAATTTGATAAGATTGAAGCGACATACATGGAACGCCCAATCGCCGAGACATTAATGCAATTTAGTGaagcattaaaaaatttaatacagaGAAGAAAAAAGAGTACGATACATGTTAGGAgcaatattgatagtaatagtgACATATCTAAATTACAAAGTCAGCCCAAAATAAGTGCAGGAAAtgctcaatttttaaaaatgcaaaattataataaagatgAAAAACTAGGGAGAATCGTTCAAAATATTAATGCGAAAGATAGCTCGAATTCAAACAAAGCgtttcaagaaaaatatttatcaacgTCTGCGCCTACTAAAAACGTCCTGTTGAATGCTCAAAATTCTATCGATACTGTTTCAAATAATGTACTAAAACATGCTTCCAATGTACAAGATGAGACGACACAAAAGAATGTTGGAAATAGCTCAAAcgattaa